A genomic stretch from Tribolium castaneum strain GA2 chromosome 6, icTriCast1.1, whole genome shotgun sequence includes:
- the LOC103314755 gene encoding uncharacterized protein LOC103314755, with translation MHKDSDTQKNISPHFKKRSGTTDRGKDYEHLFIAEASLKLLKDAQVEDFYISSNDEKFGSFDDVVLEIKHHNIPDIHTYALQLKHKKNNVLKIEDLTAKKGNFSISEYYKHTKLEGPVKTILFTNCKLQKNSNEFQVILNETVTVDVVIETSKPEDLVNTAPNGQCYKFKSDPKYENFFENFFLYVGQSSSEHLRTKCLDTFQRMYQCDESVFNEYLTFLTNWSMIEDKKEKLTKSWIKRVIVHQVLSPFIKPLSFQFSNVEKKQKMLQNAMSNFKVTILGEGGFDKVRRLWRDAALEVDMKELNKICRKYSVGSKYIEKIDDSVEISKLLWLMDKCPLVVEGDPKTLPAIDLSDLGRFVIVNPQMQLAERPHFQQLSHLKNEEPVIFEDIVNNFTFSLEGQRETLLKVLLHQDEEFENIITTDHLVQMLVGPLVIGEVKEVLPSYYVARTMSRIMIKLQYLSEFHENTVVIISQVQNLEMFKSRFKQLKIVVIGTKEECGDGNKVIYVCQEECTQEAFEELCSQGVNCHHFRYFSEGLEWIRSKNGVEELRNFQINDYKDLTESELFDSSSNLVNVICENPGMGKTVLMKSLKINRKCWTIMIYSRNHGSYFRKNGPDVEHFLNYIVDANCKHYTTFDRTVYKKLARSRNFELIWDGLDEVSDTTLRHITSVIHGITKKGHKQWITSRNNLVQRLEREFGVFSRSVHQFKEEEQKSYIRDRLSCSEDELSSIFEKIQSNIQLFPKNTILGIPLQIYMITELFFENIDKYLALLSQIFTVADLYEHFVHKIIYDNYKEKKDFNFDIDANWDEFEEKKITMLEHYQRIALQVYFEDDPQIPLSKDAIGFIVNVGDGNGQFLHNSYGEYFAALFFTKRENFAKIPPEFYVDEWFNNIRFFRDLILAQSCKAHIAVLYKNPQLLEQCAQNDILQKDAAGRSSFQVSCTWSKKYPRLETMKRSNYYFITNTAIYNLSKGDFEHFDPNDNSLPSKFDKICDLTLRKILLLFPFMTPFWESIFDEFHVPSLLYYAVKFDYDLVFKSFDQIPFIKISNSSTTLLDFAIESLAFNCITHLMSNQLYKSRVFEDEKCSFKICILQSTKLLRIFENHGWDINQLHRGIGILHYICNHGGDLTPFNFLLQNGIQINKPDENGKLPIHYACLKNDMYLVELLLMNGARGDIPDENGKTVINYACKSEEYGPSILKLLFQSGLKSDQSVLIDAVSHHGIEIVKILVDNADISDGNQLLHHACKNERNGYEIIKFLLGKGVKVDKPDSDGKLLIHLIAERGWADLIQNDNVNVCDNCGKMPIHYACSGGHFTIVEVLIQNGATVNVCDNCGKMPIHYACSGGHFTIVEALIQNGAKVNVCDDRGKTPIHYACQSESTEIVALLIQNGATVNAEDGEGILPIYSSTRSDIIKLLIQNGANVNMPYPDGTFLIHFAALRGWTSDIAMFLIQQGTDLNIYDKYNQTALHYACRYGRLEITNLLLQNGAKLTYDADDQTPIHYACRLDSFDVLELFIQSGANINIPGKFGKMPIHIASELGNIDILKNLIQHGCEIEIQDNKGLYPIHYACRNPFNGDQVVKILILNEANVNVVDHDGKFPIHYACQNEDYGYDIVRIIFSRQDIISLEDYKTLFDYVCKNRLNGFEIGKFLIKMSWLGVVMALVQKGVNRDIIDSKGRRRIDCVPKDSLHYKEFLRVLQNTDQI, from the exons ATGCACAAGGACAGTGatacgcaaaaaaatatttccccG CATTTCAAAAAGAGGTCTGGAACCACAGACAGGGGCAAAGACTACGAACACTTATTTATAGCAGAAGCAAGTTTAAAATTACTCAAAGATGCACAAGTTGAGGATTTCTACATATCTTCAAATGACGAAAAATTTGGTTCATTTGACGACGTGGTACTCGAAATAAAACACCACAACATACCTGACATACATACATATGCCCTCCAACTGAAGCACAAAAAGAacaacgttttaaaaattgaagatCTTACTGCAAAAAAGGGTAATTTTAGTATTAGCGAATACTACAAGCATACCAAACTGGAAGGTCCAGTTAAAACGATTTTATTTACTAACTGcaaacttcaaaaaaactcAAACGAATTTCAAGTTATTTTGAACGAAACGGTAACGGTTGATGTGGTAATTGAAACTTCTAAACCGGAAGATTTAGTAAACACTGCGCCCAATGGCCAGTGTTACAAATTCAAATCAGATCCAAAgtatgagaatttttttgaaaactttttcttGTACGTTGGACAATCAAGCTCGGAACACTTACGAACAAAATGTCTCGACACATTTCAACGCATGTATCAATGTGATGAATCGGTGTTTAACGAATATCTCACGTTTTTAACCAACTGGAGTATGATTGAAGACAAGAAggaaaaattaaccaaatcgtgGATTAAACGTGTGATCGTCCACCAAGTGTTGTCGCCTTTCATTAAACCTTTGTCAttccaattttcaaacgtagaaaagaaacaaaaaatgctCCAAAATGCCATgtcaaattttaaagtaacaaTACTTGGTGAAGGAGGTTTTGACAAAGTGAGGAGACTCTGGCGAGATGCTGCGCTTGAAGTGGACATGAAGGAACTTAACAAAATCTGCAGAAAATATTCAGTGGGGTCCAAATacatagaaaaaattgatGACTCAGTTGAGATCAGCAAATTATTGTGGCTCATGGATAAGTGTCCTTTGGTGGTCGAAGGGGATCCAAAAACATTGCCAGCAATTGATTTAAGTGACCTTGGACGGTTTGTCATCGTAAATCCACAGATGCAATTGGCGGAAAGGCCTCATTTTCAACAACtatctcatttaaaaaatgaagaaccGGTGATATTTGAAGACATTGTAAACAACTTCACCTTTTCCCTGGAAGGCCAAAGGGAAACACTGTTGAAAGTCTTACTCCACCAAGACGAagagtttgaaaatattatcaCAACCGATCACTTGGTGCAAATGCTTGTTGGTCCTCTTGTAATTGGTGAGGTCAAGGAAGTTTTGCCTTCTTACTACGTCGCAAGGACAATGTCCCGAATCATGATCAAGTTGCAATATTTGAGCGAATTCCACGAAAACACAGTGGTTATAATTTCGCAGGTGCAAAATCTCGAAATGTTTAAATCACGTTTCAAGCAACTTAAAATTGTGGTGATTGGGACCAAGGAAGAGTGTGGAGATGGTAATAAAGTCATTTATGTGTGTCAAGAGGAGTGTACTCAAGAAGCGTTCGAAGAATTGTGCTCTCAAGGGGTAAACTGTCACCACTTTAGATATTTCAGCGAAGGTTTGGAGTGGATTCGGAGCAAGAACGGTGTCGAGGAGCTGcgcaattttcaaattaacgaTTATAAAGACTTGACAGAGTCGGAATTATTTGACTCATCAAGTAACCTAGTTAACGTCATTTGTGAGAACCCTGGAATGGGCAAAACAGTTCTGATGAAAAGTCTGAAAATTAACAGGAAATGTTGGACAATCATGATCTATTCACGAAATCATGGTTCCTACTTCCGGAAAAATGGGCCAGACGTTGAACACTTTCTAAACTATATTGTGGACGCCAACTGCAAACACTACACAACTTTTGATAGAACAGTTTACAAAAAGTTGGCAAGGAGCAGAAATTTCGAGTTGATTTGGGACGGTCTGGATGAAGTTTCTGACACCACCTTGAGGCATATCACAAGTGTTATTCATGGTATCACGAAAAAAGGGCACAAACAGTGGATTACGTCTCGCAACAATTTGGTCCAAAGATTGGAAAGGGAGTTTGGCGTTTTTTCCCGTTCAGTTCATCAGTTCAAGGAGGAGGAACAAAAGAGTTATATTCGAGATCGGTTAAGTTGTTCCGAAGATGAGTTgtcttcaatttttgaaaaaatccaatCAAACATACAACTCTTCCCCAAAAACACCATTCTAGGGATACCGCTACAAATCTATATGATCACCGaactatttttcgaaaatatcgaCAAGTACTTAGCCCTCTTGTCGCAAATCTTCACGGTCGCAGACTTGTACGAACACTTTGTGCACAAAATCATTTACGATAACTACAAGGAGAAGAAGGATTTCAATTTCGACATTGACGCCAATTGGGACGAATTCGAAGAGAAGAAAATAACAATGTTGGAACATTACCAAAGAATTGCGCTTCAAGTGTATTTCGAGGATGATCCACAAATCCCTTTAAGCAAAGACGCTATTGGTTTCATTGTAAACGTTGGCGATGGCAATGGTCAATTTTTGCACAACTCGTACGGCGAGTACTTTGCCGCGTTGTTTTTCACAAAGCgcgaaaattttgcaaaaataccaCCAGAATTCTATGTTGACGAATGGTTTAACAACATTCGATTTTTTCGCGATTTGATATTGGCTCAAAGTTGCAAAGCCCACATTGCTGTCTTGTACAAAAACCCCCAGTTGTTGGAACAATGCGCCCAAAACGATATTTTACAGAAAGATGCAGCTGGGCGGAGCAGTTTCCAAGTTTCGTGCACTTGGAGTAAAAAGTACCCACGTTTGGAGACAATGAAACGCTCcaactattattttattactaatacCGCCATTTATAACTTAAGCAAAGGCGATTTCGAACATTTTGACCCAAACGACAACTCCTTACCGTCAAAATTCGACAAAATATGCGACCTGACATTGCGAAAAATTCTGTTACTGTTCCCGTTTATGACACCGTTCTGGGAAAGTATTTTTGACGAGTTCCACGTCCCTTCACTTCTGTACTATGCAGTCAAATTTGATTACGACTTGGTTTTTAAGTCGTTTGACCAAATTCCTTTTATCAAAATATCGAATTCCTCAACAACACTGTTAGATTTTGCTATAGAATCACTAGCTTTCAATTGCATAACCCATCTGATGTCCAACCAATTGTACAAAAGTCGTGTCTTTGAAGACGAAAAATGTTCATTCAAAATTTGCATCCTACAATCAACTAAATTGTtgagaattttcgaaaatcaTGGATGGGACATAAACCAGTTGCACCGCGGAATTGGGATTTTGCATTATATTTGTAACCATGGTGGTGACTTAACACCATTCAATTTCTTGCTCCAAAATGGAATCCAAATTAATAAACCTGACGAAAACGGCAAGTTACCCATTCATTATGCTTGTTTGAAAAACGACATGTACTTAGTAGAATTGTTGCTTATGAATGGTGCCAGAGGTGATATTCCAGACGAAAACGGTAAAACTGTCATCAATTATGCCTGCAAAAGTGAAGAGTACGGTCcctcaattttaaagttattgttCCAAAGTGGTTTAAAAAGTGACCAAAGTGTTCTAATTGACGCCGTTTCACATCACGGCAttgaaattgtcaaaatcCTTGTCGATAATGCCGATATTTCTGACGGAAATCAGTTGTTACATCATGCCTGTAAGAACGAACGAAACGGTTACGAAATCATTAAATTCCTGCTTGGTAAAGGTGTAAAAGTTGATAAACCTGATTCAGACGGCAAATTGTTGATTCACTTAATCGCAGAGCGCGGTTGGGCCGATTTGATTCAAAATGACAATGTGAATGTGTGTGACAACTGTGGTAAAATGCCCATTCACTATGCCTGCAGTGGTGGGCATTTTACCATTGTCGAAGTGTTGATTCAAAACGGCGCAACGGTGAATGTGTGTGACAACTGTGGTAAAATGCCCATTCACTATGCCTGCAGTGGTGGGCATTTTACTATTGTCGAAGCGTTGATTCAAAACGGTGCAAAGGTAAATGTGTGTGATGATCGGGGTAAAACGCCCATTCATTATGCCTGCCAAAGTGAATCAACCGAAATCGTGGCGTTACTTATTCAAAATGGCGCTACTGTGAATGCTGAAGATGGGGAAGGCATATTACCAATTTATTCCTCAACACGGAGCGACATTATCAAGTTGCTTATCCAAAATGGGGCCAACGTGAATATGCCTTATCCAGACGGAACATTTTTAATTCACTTTGCTGCTTTGAGGGGCTGGACATCAGATATTGCAATGTTTCTAATTCAGCAAGGAacagatttaaatatttatgacaAATACAACCAAACGGCGTTACATTATGCTTGTCGTTACGGTCGTCTGGAAATCACAAATTTGTTGCTTCAAAATGGCGCCAAATTAACTTATGATGCAGATGATCAAACTCCAATTCACTACGCTTGTAGGTTAGATTCTTTTGATGTTCTCGAGTTGTTTATCCAAAGTGGTGCAAACATAAATATTCCTGGCAAGTTTGGTAAAATGCCCATCCATATTGCCTCCGAATTGGGAAATATCGATATATTGAAGAATTTGATACAACACGGTTGTGAGATCGAAATCCAGGACAATAAGGGGTTGTATCCAATTCATTACGCTTGTCGCAATCCATTTAACGGGGACcaagttgtaaaaattttgatattaaacGAAGCAAATGTGAATGTGGTTGATCATGATGGCAAATTTCCAATACATTATGCGTGTCAGAATGAGGATTATGGGTACGATATTgttcgaataattttttcgcGACAAGATATCATTTCGTTAGAGGACTATAAAACACTTTTCGATTATGTCTGCAAAAATCGTTTGAACGGTTTTGAGATTgggaaatttttgataaagatgTCTTGGCTGGGTGTTGTTATGGCACTTGTCCAGAAAGGTGTCAATAGAGATATTATTGATAGTAAGGGGAGAAGGCGTATTGACTGTGTGCCCAAAGATTCCCTGCATTATAAGGAGTTTCTGAGAGTGTTGCAAAACACTGATCAGatatag